Part of the Sphingobacterium sp. LZ7M1 genome, TAAAGCGACTTCGGATAGCATTACCTATCAAAAGGTAGCATCTTTTACAGAAATGGAACCAGAGAAGTTCAAATCCTTTTAAGGATCTAAAACTCTCAATCTAAAGGATATTATAAGGCCATTCAATAACTTGAATGGCCTTTATTTTTGAATCTTTATGATCCTTTCTATGATCTGCATCAAGCCTGTCCTAGAGTTATCCTGATGGTAGGCTAGATAAACATTGCTCTCCACTTTTTGTTTCAGATTAGAAGAGCTTAATACCGAAAGGTCTGACATGTCTTTAACCATACTCAATGGTGCAATGGCATAACCAATATTTAGCTTGACCAGTTCCAAGATAGCGTTCATATTGTTGCATTGATGCTTTACCTTGGGTTCAAATCCTAATTTATTGCAAAACTCTTCGCTGTGCCTAAAATACTCAGGAGCGTAATCTTGGTTAAAAGAGATATAATCCATTTTGCTTAATTGATCCATGGATGCTGGTCTATAATTATTGGCATTCCCCACGATACACAGTTCATCCTTGAACAATAACTTTTTGACCACAACTGCATTTGGGCTGTGGCTACGGATAATGGAAAGATCCAATTTACCACTTTCCAAAGATGCGATTTGCGATTGGCTGGAAGCCTCAATAAGATTGACCTGCATATTTGGAAAGCTAATTTTGAGTTCTTCCAAGATTCTCGCAATAAGTCCCTTTGGTGTGGAGCTGATATAACCTAAACGCAGTTCACCTGACACCTGCTCATGGATCAGTCTGGTTGTATTCTTCACCTGTTCCAAATGATCGATCAATTCATTGATTTGCGCATAGAAGTACTGCCCTGCTTCTGTAAGTTCTACTTTTTTGTTGTTCCTGTGAAAAAGATCGACCTGCAATTCATTTTCGAGCTCCTTAATCTGCCTGCTCAGCGGTGGCTGGGAAATAAAGAGCCTTTTGGCTGCATTTCCAAAATGAAGTTCTTCTGCCAAGGTCTTGAAATAGAATAAATGTCTTAGCTCCATGATACCTAAAAAGTATTGTACTATGATAAAAATAGTATTTTTTAGGTATAACTGAATCCGATAAATTTGGATATAGAACAATAGATTATGGAAAAATCAACATTAGTAGAAATAGAACAGCGGTTTGATGCCGATGTGGAGCGTTTTGCAAATCTGGAAACCAGTCAGGCGAATACCATCGATGCAGTATTGAATATGGAATTGATTACCGATGGAATCAGGGATATGTATCCGAACCTCAAAAACATATTGGACATCGGCTGCGGTGCGGGTAACTATGCCATCAAGACCCTAATGAAAAGCAATAATAAGGTCAATGTTGATTTAGTCGACTTAAGTCAACCTATGCTGGACAGGGCAAAACATAGGGTTCAAGAACA contains:
- a CDS encoding LysR family transcriptional regulator; the protein is MELRHLFYFKTLAEELHFGNAAKRLFISQPPLSRQIKELENELQVDLFHRNNKKVELTEAGQYFYAQINELIDHLEQVKNTTRLIHEQVSGELRLGYISSTPKGLIARILEELKISFPNMQVNLIEASSQSQIASLESGKLDLSIIRSHSPNAVVVKKLLFKDELCIVGNANNYRPASMDQLSKMDYISFNQDYAPEYFRHSEEFCNKLGFEPKVKHQCNNMNAILELVKLNIGYAIAPLSMVKDMSDLSVLSSSNLKQKVESNVYLAYHQDNSRTGLMQIIERIIKIQK